From Candidatus Parvarchaeota archaeon:
TGCCCTGCGTGCTTGCAAAGCCGCCCAAGTCAAACCTCTTGCTGTAGCTTGGGATTATCCCGTCGTCTATCAGCGCCTTGCCACTGCCGCCAGAAGCCAATCTTGCCGCCTTTTTTGCGGCCGCAACAAGCCCTTTCAAATCAACCAGGTTAGTGCTTGCAAAGCCCCAGTTGCCCTTCATCAGAACCCTAAAACCAGCGCCTGTAAAATCATTTTGAGCTGCATTGTCCTCCCCCAGGCTTTGCACTGCAAACTTTGCAGTGCCTGCCACAAGCCTGCAGTCGGCAAATACTGCCTTTCCTCCCGCGATTTGCCCAAGGGCCTTATGCGACGCATCCACCAAGTTTTCAAATTCGCCCAGTTCCATCATATGACCTTGCCTTGACAAACATGTCATTTGAAAAAACGCCCGGGCTGCCGGAAACTTCAAGCCTCAAGGCAGCTGCCACTCTATCTCAAAATACTCGTACTTGCTTTTTGGAAGCTCTATTCTCCTGACACTGTAGTAGGTGACTGCAGTCTCCCTGTCTGCAATCGCAAGCATCAAGTCAAGCCCAAGCCCCCTGCACACAGACAGGGCGCCTGCAAGCTGCTCCCCGCCAATGTACTCCTCCTCTGATAATGAGAGCATCATGAAGCTTGGCGAGTCCTCTTTCGGGTTTTCAATGTTGCCTTTCTTGCGGTGGTACAAAGCAAAATCAAGGCCCACGGCGCCACTGCGCTTTTTCCCAAAGCCAGCCCTGGCCTCCTTTTTTGCCCTTCCCGGTATTGCAAGAATGAATGTCTTTTTCACGGAATGCGCCACCCTTATGGCCCGCGCCCACTCGGATATCAAAAGCCTGTTTGCCCTTGGGAAAACCTGCACCACGTGCTTTGAGTGCATCCATTTTTCCCCGTCGGCCTTTGGGCTTGCCCCAGGCAGGTAAAGCCGAAAGTGGCAGCCAAACTTGAAGCCTGTCTTGAGCACATAGCCTGCAAGCCGCCAGTCCTCATAGACTGCATACATCAAATCAAAATCAGGCCGCGCCTGCCTTGCAGCCTTAATGGCCTTGGCAAGGGTGGCATTTGCAAGCTTTAGTTTGGCATGTTTTGCCAGAAACACAGTCTCGTATATGTCCAGCTTTGACAGCTTGCCCCTCCCATCAGCTTTGTACGTGCCAAACTGGCCAAGCCAGTAGTCGTGGTAAAGGGCGCGGCCAAAATCCTCGTCATCAATCAAAGTCACCAAATCGTCGGCAAAAAACAGGCCTTCTGGCTTGCACCGCTCAATCCTAAACCCCTCTCTTGGGTATTTGGCAAGCCTGTCCTTGCCATATGGCCCGCATGCTTCGTGCGCAGGCCGTGCAATAAGCCCCCTGTCCCTCCAGTCCTTGTAGGTAAAGTATTTTGCCATCAGCTTGCCGCTGTCACATGCTGCCGCAACCTGGTTGAATCCAACGCCCCTGCCAGATTTATCGGCGCAGGAGGCGTTGCGTATGTCAATGAGGTAAAGGGCCTCCTCTGCAAAAAGGGTTATCGTCCCCCTGCTCATTTTTCCAAAATGCCCGCGCACAAGCGAAGAGACTGATTCAGGCTCGCTTACCGTAGCCTTATGGGATTTTTTGTCAAACTCAATTTTCACGGCCATAATACCACTTAATCAAATTGCCAAGCCAATTTCGCCAAATCCATTCCAAGGGCTTTTTAGCCGCAAGGGCGGGAGCCTGCCTAACCCGGCTACAGTTTTTCGTTTTCCGGCAATTTCTCTCTTGCTTGCTGCAAAACCTCTTACAAAATTTACAAAACTAGATTCTAGGGCTTCTAGCTAGCTTGTAATGCCATCAACTGCTATCTGGCAACAATCCTTTGCCCTTGTTTTCTTTATAATTCTTGCATCGGAAAAATATCCATGCTAAAGGCAATACTTTTTGACATTGACGGCGTCCTCATTGACTCCAAGGATTCCATAATAACAATGTTTGTCGAGGTTCTCGGGTCAGGCGGATACGCGGCGGCAAGGGATGAAATTGAAAAAGCGCTTGTAGGGCACACAACCGCGCAAATACTGAAAAACCTTGCCACAGGCATAACCCAAGTCGAGGTTGCAAGGATGCAGTCCATGATGTCTGCCAGGCTGCCAAAATCGCTTACCGAATTCAGGCCAACTGCCATACTTGAGGCAATACCGCAGCTCTCCAAAACTTATCTGATTGCAGCTGTCTCAAACAGGCGCAAAAGCAGCCATGCCATACTTGAGCATTTTGGCGTAAGAAAATATTTTGGCTCCATAAAGACCGCAGACGATTATCTGCCAAAACCTGCGCCAGACATGATACGCGCCGCCCTGAAAGAACTTGGCGCAAGCCCCTTCGAATCGCTTTTCATTGGCGACAACGAGGTGGACTTAGAGGCAGGCAGGGCAGCAAATGTAAAAACCAAGCTAGTTGCCACTGACATAACAAAAACCGAATTCTTCGCGCTGCTTGCCAATCTTGAAAACTAATAGTTTGTTTTTCTTGCTGGCCAGCTTTGAGATGCTCTTGTTTTTTGCTGTTTTTTCCTAGAAAAAGTAATTCGTCCTTTCGTTTTCT
This genomic window contains:
- the endA gene encoding tRNA-intron lyase — protein: MAVKIEFDKKSHKATVSEPESVSSLVRGHFGKMSRGTITLFAEEALYLIDIRNASCADKSGRGVGFNQVAAACDSGKLMAKYFTYKDWRDRGLIARPAHEACGPYGKDRLAKYPREGFRIERCKPEGLFFADDLVTLIDDEDFGRALYHDYWLGQFGTYKADGRGKLSKLDIYETVFLAKHAKLKLANATLAKAIKAARQARPDFDLMYAVYEDWRLAGYVLKTGFKFGCHFRLYLPGASPKADGEKWMHSKHVVQVFPRANRLLISEWARAIRVAHSVKKTFILAIPGRAKKEARAGFGKKRSGAVGLDFALYHRKKGNIENPKEDSPSFMMLSLSEEEYIGGEQLAGALSVCRGLGLDLMLAIADRETAVTYYSVRRIELPKSKYEYFEIEWQLP
- a CDS encoding HAD-IA family hydrolase → MLKAILFDIDGVLIDSKDSIITMFVEVLGSGGYAAARDEIEKALVGHTTAQILKNLATGITQVEVARMQSMMSARLPKSLTEFRPTAILEAIPQLSKTYLIAAVSNRRKSSHAILEHFGVRKYFGSIKTADDYLPKPAPDMIRAALKELGASPFESLFIGDNEVDLEAGRAANVKTKLVATDITKTEFFALLANLEN